In Gossypium hirsutum isolate 1008001.06 chromosome D01, Gossypium_hirsutum_v2.1, whole genome shotgun sequence, the genomic window AGCCAATCCCGGTGGGAGTGCATACAAAAATGATGCCGATGCAACCAGTATCGTGAAACCAACCAAGTGAGCAGTTTCTAGCTTTGTTCCACTGGAGTTATTATCAGCATTCTCTGAAGCACTTGACGGTGTCCCGGTGGATGGCGTCGTCGGTGTTGAGGAAGAATTTGTAAATATAGCCGCGTCTGGTGAGTTTGGTGCTAATCCAAGAAGCTCTATTCATTCATTCCAAACACAACATGCATTAATTTTATTACATATCAAAGCAAAAGGAGAGAAAAGAGAGGTTACTACTTACTTGGGCAGTCAGTGACGCTAGCGTTCTTCAACTGGCAAGCAGAAGGAAGTTGAAGAAGCTTATCTTGCTGAACGCCTAAGCTCTTAAGATTCTGAGCCCCGGATGCCTGGGTCTGCTGAAGAATATAACACAAACACTTTGGTTCTTCTTCTTTTATACTCGAAACCGAACTGCAACACTCCTTTGAAGGTTTCTCCATCTTCCCTTGCGCAAAGCTCAAGCAAGTCATCGCGCTCTGTACATCTTTGCTGCACTCTTTGGCTAAACCACTCTCATCACCCGCACCAACCACCACCACCAAACTCATCATCATCACCTTCACTGCCCAACCCTTTCCCATTGTTTGAGTTCAGAGTCTTCTTCACACAAAAATATCTTGGAACTACATATGAATGCGTATATTTATGGAAGACTGAAATTTTAGGGTTTAGTATTAATGATGTGCAGTTGAATGGAAAGAGAGGATTGTCTGTGGAGCGTTGATATGTCACACCTGATGTGGGAATAAGCGGTGGTGATGTTAAGATCATAAATGGAGGCCCCCTCTCATTGGTTGGGCGGCAAGCAGAGTAAGGTAGGGAGTGAGAAGTTGTTGGTTTTACAAAGAGGAGTTTAAATGAGGTTGCAATGGGCAGCCAACCGTGGCGACAATTGGTTGGTAAATTAagtagaaattttattttaacataggAAAGTTTAAATGTTTCCGGTTTGGAGATTGGAACTTCATTAATTATATGGGTTAGTGCTCTGAGTTTAAGTTTGAATTTGAGTTGTACTTAAAATTTGGAGCTCGATACTTGATTTAAgtaaagttaaatatttattgtCATACCTcgaaatatatacaattaagaattaaaattaaacaagaaATGAGTTATAGatttaatggttaagtgttaaAATCTCTCGAGAGAGACCCAAATTTGAGTGCTTACTtcccttttcaatttttttttaaattttcagcaATTTTGAGTAAACTACTTGTGTCGTACCTAAGGTTTACTAACCCTAGATATGTAATCAATTCTTTCTCCTATTTTGGTTTTCACTTTGcccctttttcaatttcttttttttttctttcattcttgcaCCATATTTCCAATCTTTGGACTGTTGAtcctttttctttcattattgaATTGTTTCCCAATCCTTTAATTTCAATCGGTATTTAGAATTGTGGTCAATAGCATTTGATATCTTTACCGAAAAATGATAAGTACATTTCGTTTCAATAATTAGATTtcgtaatttttttattcaattgatCGATTTTTCGGATCTTGTCAAATCTTTGATAATGTTGTCAAAATCTTGATATCAACCGTTAATTCATGTGTATTTGTTGTTGAAGGATCGAATCTAGGTAAGAAATAATCTGAATTAATGTgtataagtataaatataataaaataatatcacaaaaattatataataatataataagatttttatagatatgtaatattttaaatatgatagaTATAATCAAGTATCCCGTTCCAATAATAAATCGAAacaattatgttttgttttttcatATGTGTAAATTTTTATTTGTAGTGGTTATATAGATTCATATATgttagtataaaattttaatattttaatcttttaaattaaaatttaattttgtatcttaattattttatttttatataacattaaaaattaaaatattatcacttaattaattattaaacataattaatatttttatataaataattatatatatgcaaTTGAGCTATATTTATGAGGTGAGTGTCCTTTTCTGTTTTATAAGTTCAATGGCCTTAACGAAAGATATAAATCTTATCCTTACATGATAGATGAGTTAATAGGATTAAGTATAAGCCTTAGATTGAATCGAGtgaacaattttaaattaatttagttgacgagtcttattttattattttaatttgatttaaatttttttcaaattaagtcgagtgaaatgaaatcCAAGTCAAGTCGAATCAAATCGAGTGAAATTATTCgagttcaattaaaaaattaaacatgtcaatttaaaatcttattctagtataaataatttcatgttagaccgcaaaaatttgaaactatatatatttcaaaactttttcaaagcaaaataagaaaaaaatactttagtataacttgaatcattaattaatttatttaggtcccaaaattattattttagaaaatttttaaaaatttaactttctttatatactcttaagaatttttttaaatttttttaaattttttaaaatataaattttggaatttttataaaattttgaatttttgaaaattattttgaatttttttaaaatttttgttgagagagaccaatttgttcattttcaaaattaacaaggACCGAAGGGTTATTTACATTaatttgttattcgaattattcgaattattcgaattgtaaaatttaactctaTAACCTCTCCAAATCGACCTAGACGTTAGACATGAATTCAGAAGATTatattagccaccgaaatggcccgATAAACTAActgcatttttttaataaaataatcattttaaaacatttgtttatctttggaagaaaacttagttaattaccaatttatttaCTACTCAAAATTCTTAATTATAATTTAGCAGCAGAAAAgtgatattttcaataaaaaccaATATATAtgcaaaattaattaatatttatatgtaaatatcctaaaatcaatttaaatatcatGCATGCTAAAAGAAAACAAATCCTAAGTCTTATGCAGCAATTCAAAATAAAACAGTACAGTCtctgaataaataaaatatcatataataatttgaaaatatttcaaTGAACGAAATTGAGCCGAGACCTTCCGGGTACCGCGTCCGCGTCCTAACTTGGCGGGTTATTTGTAAGGATGAAAATTAAAAGAGGGAGTGAGCCATGATACTCAGTGTGAGTTCAATCACAAGGAACCAGTGCAAATTAACGTATAAGCATACAG contains:
- the LOC107922138 gene encoding non-specific lipid transfer protein GPI-anchored 1 produces the protein MGKGWAVKVMMMSLVVVVGAGDESGLAKECSKDVQSAMTCLSFAQGKMEKPSKECCSSVSSIKEEEPKCLCYILQQTQASGAQNLKSLGVQQDKLLQLPSACQLKNASVTDCPKLLGLAPNSPDAAIFTNSSSTPTTPSTGTPSSASENADNNSSGTKLETAHLVGFTILVASASFLYALPPGLASLF